TTGNNNNNNNNNNGAGTTTGGGGTAAAACCTAATCAAAATACATGTCCTATCTGTTTAGGACTTCCAGGAACACTTCCAGTATTAAATGAAGAAGTTGTTAATCTTGCAGTAAAGGCTGGTTTAGCATTAAATTGTGAAATAAATAAATTAAGTAAGATGGATAGAAAAAATTATTTTTATCCTGACCTTCCTAAAGCATATCAAACATCAAAGTATGATTTGCTAATA
Above is a window of Spirochaetota bacterium DNA encoding:
- a CDS encoding Asp-tRNA(Asn)/Glu-tRNA(Gln) amidotransferase GatCAB subunit B; protein product: EFGVKPNQNTCPICLGLPGTLPVLNEEVVNLAVKAGLALNCEINKLSKMDRKNYFYPDLPKAYQTSKYDLLICRGGYVEIDVDGVKKKIRLNRIHIEEDAGKLVHIEHEPYSLVDYNRTGVPLIEIVTEPDLRSPQ